TGACGTTCGGGCTCCCGGAGATGACCGCCCACCTGGTCCTCTGCCTGGGCTTGAGCTATGCCTCCAACCGGGGCCTCGCAGCAGTGTTCCATGTGCGGCCGCACTCCGAGTCGGCGCTGATTACCGGGCTGCTGCTGTACTTCCTGTTCTGGCCGACGCAGTTCTCGGCCGGGCTGCAGTACCTGGATCTGGCCGGTGTCGCCCTCGCCTGCGTGCTGGCCTCGGTATCTAAATACGCGCTGGCCTGGCGCGGCCGCCACCTTTTCAACCCGGCGGCGGCGGGGGCGTTCCTCACCGGGCTGACCGGACTCAACATCGCCACCTGGTGGGCCGCCACCCCGGCAATGCTCTGGCTGGTGCTGCCCGGGGTCCTGCTGGTGCTCTACCGGGTCCGGAAGCTGCTGATGGCGTCCGTGTTCACGCTGGTTGCAGTGTCAGTTGTAGCCGTGGAACTGCTGCGCACCGGGATGCTGCCGGGCGAGGCGCTGTGGCAGACCCTGGCACAGCGCCCGGTGCTGTTCTTCGTCGGTTTTATGCTCACCGAGCCGCTCACCCTGCCGCCGCGGCGGTGGCAGCAGCTGGCGCTGGCCGCCGTCGTCGGGCTGCTGTTCGCCGTCCCGTACAACCTGGGCTTCGTGGCCAATTCCCCCGAACTGGCGCTGCTGGCAGGGAACGCCCTCGCTTTTGCCGCCGGCCAGCGCGGCCGTGTGCTGCTCCGCTTCCGGGGCTCGCGTCCGTTGACCCCGACGACGACGGAATTCAGCTTCCAGCCGGAGCGCCCGCTCCGCTTCACCCCGGGACAGTACATCGAACTGAACCTGCCGCATTCGAAGGCCGACCACAAAGGCCGGCGGCGGGTCTTCAGCCTGACCAATCCGCCGGACTCGACCTCGCTGACGATCGGGGTCGGGACGGGCGGTCAGCTCTCCACGGCAAAACAGTCGCTCCTGGCCCTGGAACCCGGCCAAGAACTGACGGCCACCAGCATCGGCGGCGACTTTGTGCTGCCGCGGGCGGCCGGAGCGCCGGTGCTGCTGATCGCGGCCGGTATCGGCATCACCCCGTATCTGGCCCAGCTGACCGGGGCTTCCGCCGGTGCGCGGGACGTGGTCCTGCTGTACCTCGCCGTGAGTGCCGCCGAACTCGCCTACGCCGATGAGCTCGAACGCACCGGCGTCCGGGTTATCGCCCGCCTGGCCGACGGGTCCGCCCCGCCGGCGTTTATGCAGGACGCGGGCGCCGTCCGGATCGATGGTGCCTCGCTGAAAGATCTTGTTCCCGACGTCGCGGACCGGGATGTCTACGTGTCGGGCTCGCCGGCGAGTGTCCGCTCACTCAGCGCCGCTGCCCGCCGGTCCGGGGCTCGGAGGATCCACGTGGACTCCTTCTCCGGCTACTGAGCGCGTCGATTTTCCCTTGGAGGCCCCCTTCCTGCTAAGCTCTAGGACGTCCCGCCGGTAACGGCAGGAACCCTGACTGCCCTCGTAGCTCAGGGGATAGAGCGTCTGCCTCCGGAGCAGAAGGTCGTTGGTTCGATTCCAATCGAGGGCACAAACAAGAACCCCGCCGTTTCATTGAAACGGCGGGGTTCTTTGCATCTCGACGCAACGGGCAGGCGGACGGGGCATTCAAGGCGCGCCACCCTGCCATTTGTCGGTGCCCGCTCGTAGGCTGGGTGCATCGGCAGCGGGGTCTCGGCCTGGTGGCTGGAGGCGGTGGCCTGCCCGGGTGCGGCCACCGCACCACTACCGGATCCCGCCGAAGCGCAAAGGGGTCTCACATGTACTGCACCATCATTCCTCCGTATTTGCTCCGCCGCCTGGCAGCCCAGCACGGACCCGAACACTCCGCGGTAGCGCGTGCAGCCAAGGAAGCCCTGCTGCACGTCCCGGGGTTTCAGGCTTCCCGTGCCACACCCGGGCCAGGCAGCCATCCCGCCCTGCGCGAACTTAGGCCGTCCCCACCGGAACGGACAGTCTATGACGCCAAATCAGCCGAGCAACTCCCCGGCAGCATGGTCCGCAAGGAGGGTGAGCCACCCGTCAACGACCCCGCAGCCAACGAGGCCTACGACGGTCTGGGCCACACCCACCGGCTCTACGCCGAGGCCTTCGGCCGGAACTCCATCGACGGCAATGGACTTCACCTTGATGCCACGGTTCACTATGGCCGCCTGTACGACAACGCCTTCTGGGACGGCCGGCAGATGGTCTTCGGCGACGGCGACGGCGAGGTTTTCGAGCGGTTCACAAAGTCCCTGAGTGTGATCGGCCACGAACTCGCCCATGGCGTCACGCAGTACTCGGCCGGCTTGGTTTACCGCAACCAGGCAGGCGCACTGAACGAATCAATGTCAGATGTCTTCGGCGCCCTGGTTGAGCAGTTTCTCGGGAAGCAGACGACGGCGGAGGCCAGCTGGCTGATCGGCGAGGGCCTCTTTACGGACAAGGTCCAGGGGGCCGCCCTGCGTTCCCTCAAAGACCCCGGCACTGCGTATGACGACGACGTTCTCGGCAAGGACCCGCAGCCGGGCTCGATGGAAGGCTATGTGCGCACCAGTGCCGACAACGGCGGCGTGCACATCAACTCCGGCATCCCCAACCGGGCGTTCTACCTCGTGGCGGCGGCGCTGGGCGGCAACGCCTGGGAGGCGCCGGGACGGATCTGGTACGAAACGCTGACGGGCGGCACCCTGGCTCCGGATGCCACCTTCGGCGCATTCGCCAAGGCCACTGCGGCCTCGGCCGGGGAGCTTTTCGGAGCCGAATCCAAAGAGCATGACGCCGTGCTCTCCGCGTGGGAAACTGTGAAGGTAAAGTTCACTGGCGTCCGGCGGTAGACTTCCCGGTCCCGCTCCGGATCCCGTGAACGTCACCGCCCTAAAAATTCGAGGTCCATGCAAATGGCCGTCCTACCAAACCCGTTTTCGATTCAAGCCGGTGCCTAGTGAAGATTACTGTCCAGCGCAGCGGTGGCATTGCCGGCATAAAGCGGACGTGGACCGTGCAACCCGCGCCGCCGGAGGATACGGATCTCTGGCAACCGCTGATCGAGGCCTGCCCCTGGGACACGGTCCCGGCTGCGGCCCGGGGAGCCGACGGGGGGCAGCCCGACCGGTTCCTGTACAACATCCGGGCCGGACAGCGGCGCGCCACCCTGCCGGAGAACGCCGTCACCGGACCGTGGCGGGACCTCGTGGAAACGGCCAAAGCTGCGGCGGAGCCAACGTCGGGCGGGGTGACCGCGCCGCTTCGATGACTCAGCGGGTCCGTTAGACAGCAGTCGACAGGTGTCCGCGGAAAGTACGGCGGTAGGACTGCGGGCTGGTGTCAAGCACCTTGGCGAAGTGGTGCCGCAACAGCACCGAATGGCCGAAACCTGAGGCGCGGGCGATCTCGTCAATAGTGAGGTCAGTGGTCTCCAACAGCTCCTGGGCGCGGAGTACACGCTGGGAATTGAGCCAGGCAGCAGGGGTGGCGCCCGTTTCGGAACGAAACCGACGGGCGAACGTCCGGGGTGACATATGGACGCGGGCGGCAAGTTCATTGACCGGATGCTCCTCCCCCAGATGGCGGAGCATCCATTGCAGCAATTCCTCCATGGGCGCGGAGCCGCAGGCCGGTATTGGCCGGTCGATGAATTGGACCTGGCCCCCGTCCCGGTGCGGCGGCACCACCATGTCCCGGGCGATGGCCGCTGCGACGGCGGCCCCAAATTCCACCCGGACCAAATGCAGGCAGGCGTCGATACCTGCGGCCGTGCCGGCACTCGTGATGATTCGGCCGTCTTCGACGTAAAGGACGTCCTCGTCGACCAAAACTGCAGGGTACTGTCCGGCGAGCTCCCGGGAAAAGTGCCAGTGGGTGGTGCAGCGGCGGCCGTCCAGCAGTCCAGCCCGGGCCAGCGCAAAAGCCCCGGAACAGATGGACATCACCCAGGCACCGCGGGCGTGCGCGGCACGGAGCGCCTCAAGGACGGGTTCGGGAAGGTCCCCGTCCCGGTCGTAGGGGGTCATGATCACGAGGTCCGCGTCCGCCGCGGCGTCGAGCCCGAAATCTATCCGCATGGACAGTCCTGACTTCATCGGGACATCGCCGGGTACCGGAGTGCAGACCCGAAAATCAAAAACCGGCACGCCGGTTCCGCGCTCCGAGCGATCGACGCCAAACACTTCGAAGGCCGTCGCGAATTCGAAGATTGAAAAGCGCGGCACCACGATCATCGCCACTGAGTTGATCATCAAGCAAGCTTGGCAGAAATTATGTCTTTATGGGCATTTCTGCCACTTTGTTTGACCCCCGGACCGGCGAACCATGGAGCTATGGAACTCGTCGGAATCACCGTCGTTATCCTAACCGTCGTTGGCATCGGCGCCACGGTCTCCGCACTGCGCAGGGACGGGCCGGGCCACAACCCGCCGGTCCGTTCGGACGACTACCGGTCCGCACGGGACCTGCCCAGCGTCAGCCATACCCTCCGGATCTTCTGAGCCGGGCGAAAGGAGGCACCGCGGCCGGTCCACGGACCGGCAATGGGGCCTCCTTTTATTAGCTCCGGCCGCCGTGGGCGGCTACGGAGAGTGGTTGCCATTCGTTCCAGGCAGCCAGCCGCGCTTCATAATCGGCCGTCACGATCCCCAGCGGCGCCTCGCCGAAGAAGATGCGCAACGGGGGCGCCTCAGAGTCGACCAGCGTCAGGATGGCATCCCTCGTAGCCACGGGATCTCCCGGCGTTCCGCGGCGGCTGGGCCGATTGGCGGCCTGCTCCCGCACCGCGTCGTAGGCCGGCAGGGCGTTGGAGTGGCGCGCCGAGCTGCCGCCCCAATCCGTGGCGAAGCCGCCTGGCTCGATCAATGTCACTTTGATGCCGAAGCCTTCCACTTCCTGCGCGAGCGACTGGCTCAGACCCTCCAGCGCCCACTTGGAGGCGTGGTAGATGCCCACAGTGGGGAATGCCGAGACGCCGCCTACGGAGGACACCTGCAGGATGTGGCCGCTGCCCTGGCTCCGCAGGAACGGCAACGCAGCCTGGGTTACCCACAGCGCACCAAAAAGATTCGTCTCGATCTGGTCCCGGGCCTCTGACTCGCTTAGTTCCTCAACCGTCCCGAACTGGCCGTAGCCGGCGTTATTGACCACAACGTCGAGCCGGCCGAAGTGCTGCTGTGCCTTGGACCTGGTGCACTGCTGCGACCGGACCGTAGATGGAGAATTCCACCGGGCCCACAAGGTCCGCCGGGGTCGTCTCAAGCACCGGTCGCATAAAGTCTTTTTGCGGCAGCGGACTGTACTGCAGGACCTCAATCGGGCCGAGTGCCTCGGTGGCGCGTTCCAGTGCCGTGGTGATCGATTCGGGATTACGGACATCTGCTGCGAAGCCCCGGGCTTCGATGCCGTCGCCGGCCAGCTCCGCGGCCAGGGCATCAACGTTTCCCTGGTGACGGGAAATCAGCGCGACAGCGAAGCCTTCCGCGCCAAAACGCCGCGCGACCGCCTTGCCGAGTCCGGAACCCGCTCCAATGATTGCGATAGTAGTCATAGTGAGGCCAAGACCATCAGGTACCGACATATTCTTCAGTATGCTTAGTTTCTTCGTGCGGACGGCACTGGCGGCGCTGGCCCGAGAGTTCCCAGTAGACTGTCTGAAGCCATGACTTTTCATATTTCCTACCCCGCCGAGCTGCCCGTTTCCGAGCGCCGCGAGGACCTGATGGCGGCCATTGCGGCCAACCAGGTGACCATCATTGCCGGCGAGACCGGCTCAGGTAAGACGACCCAGATTCCCAAGATGTGCCTGGAGCTGGGCCTGGGCGAGAACGGCCTGATCGGTCACACCCAGCCGCGGCGGCTCGCGGCCCGCACCGTGGCCGAACGCATCGCAGAGGAACTCGGCGTGGAGATCGGCCAGGAGGTCGGCTTCCAGGTCCGGTTCACGGGCGAGGTTGGCCGCAACACCAAGGTCAAGCTTATGACCGACGGCATTCTGCTGGCGGAGATCCGGCGCGACAAGCTGCTGCGGAAATACAACGCCATCATTATCGATGAAGCCCACGAGCGCAGCCTGAACATCGACTTCATCCTCGGCTACCTCAAGCGGATCCTGCCGCAGCGGCCGGATCTGAAGATCATCATCACCTCGGCCACCATCGACCCGCAGCGCTTCGCAAAGCACTTCGGCAGCGAGGACGTACCGGCGCCGATCATCGAGGTCTCCGGTCGGACGTTCCCGGTCGAAATCCGCTACCGGCCGCTCTCCCAGCCGGCCGGCGGAGCCACCGGCGATGACGCGGACACGGCCTCCGACGATGAACTGGAGGAGGACCGTGACCCGTTGGACGCCGTCTGCGACGCCGTCGACGAACTCGCGCAGGAAGCCCCCGGCGACATCCTCATCTTTTTCTCCGGCGAGCGTGAAATCCGCGACGCCGCCGAGGCCCTCAACGGCAGGATCCAGTCCAACCGGAAGCTCGCCGGAACCGAGGTGCTCCCGCTCTTCGCCCGGCTGAGCCTGCAGGAACAGCACAAGGTCTTCCACCCCGGGGCCAAGCGCCGGATTGTGCTGGCCACCAACGTCGCTGAGACCTCCCTGACCGTCCCCGGCATCAAATACGTCATCGACACCGGCACCGCCCGCATCTCCCGCTATTCGCACCGCACCAAGGTCCAGCGCCTGCCGATCGAGCGGGTATCCCAAGCCTCGGCAAACCAGCGTTCGGGGCGCTGCGGCCGTGTCTCGGACGGCATTGCCATCCGGCTGTACTCGGCGGAGGACTTTCAGTCCCGCCCGCCGTTCACCGATCCGGAAATCCTGCGCACCAACCTCGCCGCAGTCATCCTGCAGATGACCGCTATGGGAGTCGCCCGCGGGCCGAAGGATGTCGAAAACTTCCCGTTTGTGGAGCCGCCGGACTCCCGCGCCATCAACGACGGCGTCGCCCTCCTGCGCGAGCTCGGTGCCCTGAGCACAGCACGTGCGCCGGAGGAGACGGGTGAGCGCGCGGGCCGCCGGCTGCCGGCCGGTGCCGACGGGAGGAGCGGCGGGGCCCTGACCGCCGTCGGGCAGCAGCTTGCCCAGCTGCCGGTGGACCCGAGGCTCGGCCGGATGATCGTCGAGTCCGGCAAGCGCGGCTGCGTCCGCGAGGTCATGATCCTTGCCGCGGCCCTCACCATCCAGGATCCGCGCGAGCGCCCGACCGACAAGCAGCAGCTCGCTGCGGAGAAACACGCGCGGTTCCGGGATGAGAACTCGGACTTCACCGGGTTCCTGAATCTCTGGAACTATCTCCAGGAAAAGCAGCAGGAGCTCTCCTCCACCGCGTTCCGCCGGCTCTGCCGTGCCGAGTTCATCAACTACCTGCGTGTCCGCGAGTGGCAGGACCTCTTCGCCCAGCTGCGCCAGCTGGCCCGGCCGCTCGGCATCAGCCTGGACAACAAGCGCCTCGCCGATCCGGTGGGCAACCATGAGGGCATCCACATCAGCCTGCTCTCGGGCCTGCTGAGCCATGTTGGCATCCTTGACGAGCGCAAGCGCGAATACGCAGGCGCCCGCGGCAGCCGCTTCGCGATTTTCCCGGGATCGGCCTTGTTCAAGAAGTCCCCCACCTTCGTGATGGCCGCTGAGCTGGTGGAGACGAGCAGGCTGTGGGCGCGGGTGGCCGCGAAGTTCGATCCCCTCTGGGTGGAGCAGGTAGCGCCGGACTTGGTCAAGCGCAGCTACAGCGAGCCGCATTGGTCCAAAAAGATGGGTTCGGTGATGGCCCATGAAAAGGTCACGCTGTACGGCGTGCCCATCATCCCGAGCCGCCGGATCAACTACGGCAAGGTGGACCCCGAGCTCTGCCGGGGGCTGTTCATCCGCCATGCCCTCGTCGAGGGTGACTGGCAGACCCACCACAAGTTCTTCCACCGCAACCGGGCCCTGCTGCACGAGGTCGAGGAGCTGGAGGCACGGATGCGGCGCCGGGACATCCTGGTGGACGACGAGACGCTCTTCGAGTTCTACGACGCCCGGATCGGCAAGGACGTTGTCTCCGAGCGGCACTTCGACAAGTGGTGGAAGGACGCGCGGCAGCAGGACCCGGCGCTGCTCGATTTCGACCAGGCGTTGCTGATCAGTGAGGACGCAGATGCCCTGGATGACTCGGCCTACCCGAAGACCCTGCTGCACAAGGGCTTTGAGCTGCCGCTGAGCTATGAGTTCCATCCCGTCGCCCCCGGGTCGCCGCCCAACCCGTCCGACGGCGTCACCGCCGAGGTGCCCGTGCTGTTCCTGAACCAGCTGGACGACGCGGCGTTCCGCTGGCTCATTCCGGGCCAGCGCGTGGAGCTGGTCACCGCCCTGATCAAGTCGCTGCCCAAGCAGGTGCGTAAGAACTTCGTGCCGGCACCGGACGTCGCCCGGCAGGCCGTCGCAGCCCTCGAGGCGGACTTCGATCCGGCCGCCGACGAGCTGGAGGCCTCCCTCGAGCTGGTCCTGCGCCGGATCCGCGGCCAGGTCATCCCGCCGCATTCCTGGAGCTGGGACGCTGTTCCCCCGCACCTGCGGGTCAGCTTCCGAGTGGTGGATTCCGGCGGAAAGATACTTGAGGAAGGCAAGGACCTTTCAGTGCTGCAGGATCGGCTGGCACCGGCTACCCGCCGCGCCATCGCGGAGTCGCTGGGCGCCACGCCCGCAACAACGGCGCCGCGGTCCGGCATTATGGGCCACGGCACGTCCAAGAACTCGGTGGCCCGCACCGGGACAGCGCAGGCTGCCGGCACGGCGTCTACAACTGCGGCCTCCGGGGAGGCCGCAGCCTCGACCGGTTTCGCCGAGAAGGCGGCACTGACCTCCTGGTCCTTCGGAACAGTGCAGCGCGAGGTCCGGGGCACCGTGAAGGGCCACACCGTCACCGGCTACCCTGCGCTCGTGGATGAGGGAGCGTCGGTGGCGCTCCGGCTTTTCCAGACCAGCTCCGAACAAGAGCAGGCCATGCGCGGCGGCGTCATCCGCCTGCTCGCACTGAGGGTGCCGCCGCCGGACCGCTACGTCCTGGAACACCTGAACAACGCGGAAAAGCTGACGTTCAGCCAAAACCCGCACGGCTCCGTGACGGCATTGATTGCCGACTGCGCCCTCGCCGCCATCGACAAGCTCACCCCTGCCGCTCTGCCGTGGGACGAAGGATCGTTCAACGCCCTGTACGAGAAAGTCCGGGCGGACCTCATCGATACGGTCTTTACGGTTACCGCCGTCGTGGAGCGGATTCTCGCCAGCACCCGGCGGATCGAGCGGGCGCTCAAAGGCACAACGAGCCTGGCCCTGATCAGCGCACTCAACGACATCAAGAGCCAGCTGGAGCAGCTTGTGTTTCCCGGTTTTGTGGCACGCACCGGCTACAGCCAGCTCAGCCAGCTGCCGCGCTACCTCGCGGCGATCGAGAAGCGCCTCGAGAAACTCCCAACGAACGTCGCGCGGGACGCCCAGCACATGGCCGCCGTCCAGGCACTGGAGGACGACTACGACGACGCCGCGTCGGCACTGCTGCCGGGCAGGCGGGCCGGGACCGAGTTAACCCAGGTCCGCTGGATGATCGAGGAGCTCCGGGTGAGCCTCTTCGCCGTCGAGCTGGGGACAGCCTATTCCGTCTCGGAAAAGCGGATCCGCGCTGTGCTCAACAAGGCGCTGGCACCTGCCTGACGCCCCGTTAGGGCCGTCAGGCCGGTGCCAGCGGCTCCGAGCGGCGACGCCTCAGGCGTCCGGAACGTGCGCCGAGTGTCCGGCTTTCCGGAGCCCTTCGCGGAGCTTTTCGGCGTTGGCGTCCAGCCGGGTCGGATCGGGATTCTGGTCCACCGAGCCAAAGTCGAAGTCCGCCATGGTGCGGGACGGCCACACATGGACATGGAGGTGGTTGACCTCGTAGCCGGCCACAATCAGGCCGGCGCGTGCCGCGTCGAACACCCCGACCTGGACTGCCCCGATCGTCTGGGCCACCTGCATCACGCGGGCCAGCATTTCAGCGGGCGCATCGGTCCAGCGGTCCACCTCCGCGGTTGGCACCACAAGGGTGTGTCCGTCGGCGAGCGGGCCTACCGTAAGGAAGGCCACAACGTCGTCCTCGCGCCAGACGAAGCGGCCGGGGATCTCGCCGTTGATGATCCTGGTGAAGAGAGTGCTCATGCGTCTGCCCTTTCCGAGGGTGTTCCGAGGGTACTGGTGTCCAGGACAAAACGGTACTTCACGTCTCCGGCCACCATGCGGTCGTAGGCCGCATTGAGCTGGTCGGCGCGGACCACCTCAATGTCGGAGGTGACACCGTGCTCGGCGCAGAAGTCCAGCATTTCCTGGGTCTCGGCGATGCCGCCGATCAGTGAGCCTGCGTACGCGATCCGACGGCGGATCAATGCGCCCGGGTTCACCGGTGGCATCTCCTCGGAGGGCAGCCCCAGCTGGAAGAGCGCCCCGTTCACGCGCAGGGTCCGGAAGTACGGGTTGAGGTCATGCGGCGCGGCGACGGTGTCGATGATGACGTCGATGCTGCGGTTCGCGGCGTCCATCGCGGCCTCGTCGCGGGACAGGATGACGTCATCGGCGCCGAGTTCGCGGGCGGCGGCGACCTTGGACTCCGAGGTGGTGAAGACCTTCACTTCGGCGCCCATGGCCTTGGCGAGCTTCACAGCCATGTGACCCAGTCCGCCGAGGCCAACGACGCCGACAACGTCCCCCGCCTCGAGGCCGAAGTGGCGCAGCGGGGAATAGGTGGTGATGCCTGCACACAGCAGCGGGGCCGCGGCAGCCGGATCAAGGCCGTCCGGGATATGCAGGACGTAGCGGCGGTCCACAACCACAGAGGTGGCGTAGCCGCCCTGGGTGATGGCGTCCCCGTTGCGGCGGTCCTGCGCGCCGTAGGTCCCGGTCATGCCGTCTTCGCAGTACTGCTCCAGGCCGTCACGGCAGCTCTCGCATTCACGGCAGGAATCAACCAGGCACCCGACGCCCACCCGCTCGCCGAGGCTGAACTCGTCGACTGCGGAGCCGACACGGCTGACCCGGCCCACGATTTCGTGGCCGGGAACCAGCGGATAGTTCTGGGTTCCCCATTCGCCCCGTGTGGCATGGACGTCCGAATGGCAGAGTCCGCAGAACTCGATGGCGATTTCGACGTCGTCGTCCTTCGGCGCGCGGCGCGCAACCGTCAAGGGAACCAACCCGCTGTCGCTGGCGGTAGCGCCGTAAGCGGCGGCGAGGCTCGGGCCCGGGGTGAGGGTGTCCGTGCTGTCGGTAGTGCCCGCGGTCAGATCGGGAAGCGGCTTGGCAAGGGGCGGCGGTACGGGGCGTCCAGGTGTCATAGTTTGACGCTACCCGCGGGAGCGGCCGCTATGCCACTCGCCGCGGGAAGTCGGCGGTACCGCCCGCCGCCGCCCGGACGTCTGTTCAGCAAGGAAATGCTAGTTCAGCGACAGGACAAGGTAGAGGAGTGCGAGGACCAGTACTGTCGGGGTCATAGTGAGTCGTTCGGGTTTACTGCGCGAGATCCCATTCATCACAACGCCCAGGGCGAAGTATGCCGTCAGCGCCCAGGCGGCGGCCGCGGTCACGTCGTCGTTGATCACCGGCGGGGCGAGCCCGGCCTTTGCCAACGCCGTATAGGCAAACAGGCCATAGAGGACAACGGACACGGCGCTCCCTATCCTGAGTTTGGCCGGGAGGACGGTGTGGTATCCGCCCCACGCCATCCTGCCGAGCGGAGCTCCGCAGATGAGTGCAAGCTGAAAAATCCCGAGGCCGGCCAGGATTACGCACGCGGCTAACGCGGCGAGCTGATCTACCGTCACAACGAACCCCCGCTCGGGTCCGGTGCCGGGACCTCCCGGCCCGGCCGCCGGGCTTCTTCGGGCCGGAGGACGCGCAGGGCATTTTCGATAATCCGGTCGAGCTGTTGAACCAATGCTTCTTCATCCACGCCCGCATCGACTCCGTCCTGATGGGTTTCGAGACCCTGCCACGCGCTCGCCAGCAGCGCGGTTCCCTTGGGCGACAACGAGATCGTGTTTGCCCGGGCGTCCCGTGGGTCCGGTCGCACGATGACCAGATCGTCGCCGATCAGCCGTCCCAGCCGCTGCGTGATGGAAGCCCGGGAGACGTCGAGGGCGTCCGCGATCTGCCGTTGAGCCTGGGGCCCGGAGGTGCCGAGGGTGAGGAGGACCAGGAAACCCGAGTAGCCGATTCCGTGATGTTCCAGAAGGTAGCGGTCTGCTATCCGGTCCACCAGGGCCGTAGCACGGTGGAGCTTGAAGACTGCACTGCCGACGATGTCCTGATGTTCGCTGTTAGTCATTTCGTTAAGTAGTTAACTAAATGACCCAGGGATTGTCAAGGGGTGGGCACCACGGCAAGAGCCACAGCCCGGGCCGGGGCGGGAATACGAACGAATGGCTAGCGCGGTGAGTCCCCGGAACTGTTCCCGCCGTACGGCTCGTCCCCGGTCACCACAGGGTGGGAAACACTGTTGCACCACTCGGAGAACGAGCCCGGATACAACGCAGCAGGAAATCCGGCGATCTCAAGGGCTGCAATTTCGTGGGCCGCCGTGACGCCGGATCCGCAGTAGACCGCGATGGGCACGTCGGCGCGCGCCCCGAGACCGGCGAAGCGTTCCCGCAACACGTCCGCGGGCAGGAACTTACCATCCGCTCCAAGGTTGGCCGTGGTGGGTGCGCTCACGGCGCCCGGAATATGGCCGGCTCGCGGATCCACCGGCTCGAATTCGCCGCGGTATCTCTCCCCCGCCCGGGCATCGAGCAGCAGTCCGTGCTGCCCCCACGTTGCCGCCTGGCCCTCGTCAACCACCTCCATGGCAGGCCCCGTCAGCACCACGTCGCCTTGCCCCGTTGCAGGTTCTCCGCTTTCGACGTCGAAGCCCGCGTCGAGCCAGGCGGCCAGGCCGCCGTCGAGCAGGCAGACATCGCGGACCCCGGCCTGGCGGAGCATCCACCAGAGCCGGGCGGCGGCGAGGTTGCCGCTGTTGTCATAAGCAACCACAACGTCGCCGGTGCGGATGCCCCAGGAGCGGGCTGATCGTTGGAAGTGGTCCCGGCTCGGAAGCGGGTGGCGGCCGCGGCGCGGGTCCGCGGGCCCGGCCAGTTCATTGGCGAGGTCCACAAAGACCGCCCCGGGCAGGTGTTCGGCGAGGTAGTGCTCCCGGCCGTTCGGGTCGCCGAGCGCCCAGCGCACATCAAGCAACACGGTCCGCCGTTCCATGCTGTCTGCGCCGAGGCGGTTATGTAGGGCCGCGACGTCCATAAGGGTCTGCATGCCCCAACTCTAACCA
This genomic window from Arthrobacter sp. EM1 contains:
- a CDS encoding SDR family NAD(P)-dependent oxidoreductase; its protein translation is MTTIAIIGAGSGLGKAVARRFGAEGFAVALISRHQGNVDALAAELAGDGIEARGFAADVRNPESITTALERATEALGPIEVLQYSPLPQKDFMRPVLETTPADLVGPVEFSIYGPVAAVHQVQGTAALRPARRCGQ
- a CDS encoding SDR family NAD(P)-dependent oxidoreductase gives rise to the protein MVNNAGYGQFGTVEELSESEARDQIETNLFGALWVTQAALPFLRSQGSGHILQVSSVGGVSAFPTVGIYHASKWALEGLSQSLAQEVEGFGIKVTLIEPGGFATDWGGSSARHSNALPAYDAVREQAANRPSRRGTPGDPVATRDAILTLVDSEAPPLRIFFGEAPLGIVTADYEARLAAWNEWQPLSVAAHGGRS
- a CDS encoding M4 family metallopeptidase: MYCTIIPPYLLRRLAAQHGPEHSAVARAAKEALLHVPGFQASRATPGPGSHPALRELRPSPPERTVYDAKSAEQLPGSMVRKEGEPPVNDPAANEAYDGLGHTHRLYAEAFGRNSIDGNGLHLDATVHYGRLYDNAFWDGRQMVFGDGDGEVFERFTKSLSVIGHELAHGVTQYSAGLVYRNQAGALNESMSDVFGALVEQFLGKQTTAEASWLIGEGLFTDKVQGAALRSLKDPGTAYDDDVLGKDPQPGSMEGYVRTSADNGGVHINSGIPNRAFYLVAAALGGNAWEAPGRIWYETLTGGTLAPDATFGAFAKATAASAGELFGAESKEHDAVLSAWETVKVKFTGVRR
- a CDS encoding oxidoreductase yields the protein MTTTIPTPLSSRLDAALGRFTMYRLVLWVLAVLAGYSLLLDVLGWLTFGLPEMTAHLVLCLGLSYASNRGLAAVFHVRPHSESALITGLLLYFLFWPTQFSAGLQYLDLAGVALACVLASVSKYALAWRGRHLFNPAAAGAFLTGLTGLNIATWWAATPAMLWLVLPGVLLVLYRVRKLLMASVFTLVAVSVVAVELLRTGMLPGEALWQTLAQRPVLFFVGFMLTEPLTLPPRRWQQLALAAVVGLLFAVPYNLGFVANSPELALLAGNALAFAAGQRGRVLLRFRGSRPLTPTTTEFSFQPERPLRFTPGQYIELNLPHSKADHKGRRRVFSLTNPPDSTSLTIGVGTGGQLSTAKQSLLALEPGQELTATSIGGDFVLPRAAGAPVLLIAAGIGITPYLAQLTGASAGARDVVLLYLAVSAAELAYADELERTGVRVIARLADGSAPPAFMQDAGAVRIDGASLKDLVPDVADRDVYVSGSPASVRSLSAAARRSGARRIHVDSFSGY
- a CDS encoding helix-turn-helix domain-containing protein produces the protein MINSVAMIVVPRFSIFEFATAFEVFGVDRSERGTGVPVFDFRVCTPVPGDVPMKSGLSMRIDFGLDAAADADLVIMTPYDRDGDLPEPVLEALRAAHARGAWVMSICSGAFALARAGLLDGRRCTTHWHFSRELAGQYPAVLVDEDVLYVEDGRIITSAGTAAGIDACLHLVRVEFGAAVAAAIARDMVVPPHRDGGQVQFIDRPIPACGSAPMEELLQWMLRHLGEEHPVNELAARVHMSPRTFARRFRSETGATPAAWLNSQRVLRAQELLETTDLTIDEIARASGFGHSVLLRHHFAKVLDTSPQSYRRTFRGHLSTAV
- a CDS encoding protealysin inhibitor emfourin codes for the protein MKITVQRSGGIAGIKRTWTVQPAPPEDTDLWQPLIEACPWDTVPAAARGADGGQPDRFLYNIRAGQRRATLPENAVTGPWRDLVETAKAAAEPTSGGVTAPLR